From the genome of Candidatus Polarisedimenticolia bacterium, one region includes:
- the ftsH gene encoding ATP-dependent zinc metalloprotease FtsH produces MNATFKTVMLWLSLLVVIFLAWHLAQYQNKEKPLKFSEFMTKVEAGQVQDVTIQGNEIRGHDAAHDAFRTFAPARYEKLVDKLLEKNVAVTVQSDQTSNWASALITAAPFVLIIGFWIFFMRQMQSGGNKALSFGKSKAKLLASQQKKVTFKDVAGVDEAKEELQEIIEFLREPQKFQKLGGKIPKGVLLMGPPGTGKTLLARAISGEANVPFFSISGSDFVEMFVGVGASRVRDLFEQGKKNAPCIIFIDEIDAVGRHRGAGLGGGHDEREQTLNQLLVEMDGFESNDGVILIAATNRPDVLDPALLRPGRFDRRVVVPRPDVKGREEIFKVHTRKIPLSDDVDLVVLARGTPGFSGADLANLVNEAALNAARYNKKVVYMEDFESSKDKVLMGTERRSLIISEKEKRLTAYHEAGHALVAYFMPHADPIHKVTIIPRGMALGVTQQLPIDDRHNYTRDYLESTLSVMMGGRVSEQMFMSVLTTGAGDDLEKATDMARRMVCEWGMSDTLGPLTFGKKEEQIFLGREIAQHQDYSEASAVLIDQEVKTICLEAYARASKVIESNRDALVRVAEALLEYEVLDGDEVTTLIKGEDPVAFIARKRRQPAQPATRPAPEPSAERPRPAIAPNPIKQPS; encoded by the coding sequence GTGAACGCAACGTTCAAGACCGTAATGCTGTGGCTGTCGCTGCTGGTGGTGATCTTCCTGGCGTGGCACCTGGCCCAGTACCAGAACAAGGAGAAGCCCCTCAAGTTCTCCGAGTTCATGACCAAGGTCGAGGCCGGACAGGTCCAGGACGTGACGATCCAGGGGAACGAGATCCGCGGCCACGACGCCGCCCACGACGCCTTCCGGACCTTCGCCCCCGCCCGCTACGAGAAGCTCGTCGACAAGCTGCTCGAGAAGAACGTGGCCGTGACCGTCCAGAGCGACCAGACCTCCAACTGGGCCAGCGCCCTGATCACCGCCGCGCCCTTCGTCCTGATCATCGGCTTCTGGATCTTCTTCATGCGCCAGATGCAGAGCGGGGGCAACAAGGCGCTCAGCTTCGGCAAGTCCAAGGCCAAGCTGCTGGCCAGCCAGCAGAAGAAGGTGACGTTCAAGGATGTGGCGGGTGTGGACGAGGCCAAGGAGGAGCTCCAGGAGATCATCGAGTTCCTGCGTGAGCCGCAGAAGTTCCAGAAGCTGGGCGGGAAGATCCCCAAGGGGGTGCTGCTGATGGGCCCGCCGGGGACCGGCAAGACACTTCTGGCGCGGGCCATCTCGGGCGAGGCCAACGTGCCGTTCTTCTCCATCTCGGGCTCCGACTTCGTCGAGATGTTCGTGGGCGTGGGTGCTTCGCGGGTGCGGGATCTGTTCGAGCAGGGGAAGAAGAACGCCCCCTGCATCATCTTCATCGACGAGATCGACGCCGTCGGCCGGCACCGCGGCGCGGGCCTGGGCGGCGGCCACGACGAGCGCGAGCAGACCCTGAACCAGCTGCTGGTCGAGATGGACGGCTTCGAGTCGAACGACGGCGTCATCCTGATCGCCGCGACCAACCGGCCGGACGTCCTCGACCCGGCCCTGCTCCGTCCCGGGCGGTTCGACCGGCGAGTCGTGGTCCCCCGCCCCGACGTGAAGGGGCGCGAGGAGATCTTCAAGGTCCACACCCGCAAGATTCCCCTCTCCGACGACGTCGACCTCGTCGTGCTCGCCCGGGGCACCCCCGGCTTCTCGGGCGCCGATCTGGCGAACCTGGTGAACGAGGCGGCCCTGAATGCGGCGCGCTACAACAAGAAGGTCGTGTACATGGAGGACTTCGAGTCGTCGAAGGACAAGGTCCTCATGGGCACCGAGCGGCGATCGCTCATCATCTCCGAGAAGGAGAAGCGGCTGACGGCCTACCACGAGGCGGGACACGCCCTGGTGGCCTACTTCATGCCGCACGCGGACCCGATCCACAAGGTCACCATCATCCCGCGCGGCATGGCGCTGGGCGTCACGCAGCAGCTGCCGATCGACGACCGCCACAACTACACCCGCGACTACCTGGAGAGCACCCTGTCGGTGATGATGGGCGGGCGCGTCTCGGAGCAGATGTTCATGAGCGTCCTGACGACCGGCGCCGGGGACGACCTGGAGAAGGCGACCGACATGGCGCGCCGGATGGTGTGCGAGTGGGGCATGAGCGACACGCTGGGGCCGCTCACCTTCGGCAAGAAGGAGGAGCAGATCTTCCTCGGCCGGGAGATCGCGCAGCACCAGGACTACAGCGAGGCGAGCGCCGTGCTCATCGACCAGGAGGTCAAGACGATCTGCCTGGAGGCCTACGCGCGGGCCAGCAAGGTGATCGAGTCCAATCGCGACGCCCTAGTGCGGGTGGCCGAGGCGCTCCTGGAGTACGAGGTCCTGGACGGCGACGAAGTGACCACCCTGATCAAGGGAGAGGACCCGGTCGCGTTCATCGCCCGCAAGCGCCGGCAGCCGGCGCAGCCGGCGACGCGCCCGGCCCCGGAACCGTCCGCCGAACGCCCGCGCCCGGCGATCGCGCCTAATCCGATCAAGCAGCCTTCCTGA
- the folP gene encoding dihydropteroate synthase encodes MPPLRSDAAVRTVRLEAVPPRLARALCRLMTVSGGSAHGAPGRRGRASVVLLQGDGKEFHAFLESAARNQATRSIAAEVRDVLLRSSTRPRVLALARGRLTFGGRTLVMGILNVTPDSFSDGGRHFGGRAAVERALQMAREGAAIVDIGAESTRPGAKPVPLVEELRRLMPVLEEVVGTFRSAGGDRPLVSVDTRKAEVARRAARAGADLINDVSGLTFDPAMAAVAADSGLPLVIQHTQGTPLTMQKAPRYTHLLPEIAAFLRAQIDRAVRAGVREDRILIDPGIGFGKRRRDNLAILRHLQVLASLGRPILIGASRKSFLQGPSDDPPDRRLASSLAAEALAILGGADIIRAHDVREAARVASLCDAVLRDPAP; translated from the coding sequence GTGCCGCCCCTGAGGAGCGACGCGGCCGTCCGGACCGTGCGCCTCGAGGCGGTTCCCCCGCGCCTCGCCCGGGCGCTCTGCCGATTGATGACCGTCTCCGGGGGGTCCGCCCACGGAGCGCCCGGCCGGCGGGGGCGCGCATCCGTCGTCCTCCTCCAGGGCGACGGGAAGGAGTTCCACGCCTTCCTCGAGAGCGCCGCGAGGAACCAGGCCACCCGGTCGATCGCGGCGGAGGTCCGCGATGTCCTGCTGCGCTCGTCCACCCGGCCGCGCGTCCTGGCGCTGGCGCGCGGCCGCCTGACGTTCGGCGGCCGGACGCTCGTCATGGGCATCCTGAACGTCACGCCCGATTCATTCTCGGACGGGGGCCGCCACTTCGGGGGACGCGCGGCGGTCGAGCGCGCCCTGCAGATGGCGCGGGAGGGGGCCGCGATCGTCGACATCGGCGCCGAGTCGACCCGCCCCGGAGCGAAGCCGGTCCCGCTCGTCGAGGAGCTGCGGCGCCTGATGCCGGTCCTGGAGGAGGTCGTCGGGACGTTCCGCAGCGCGGGAGGGGATCGGCCCCTCGTCTCGGTGGATACGCGCAAGGCCGAGGTGGCCCGCCGCGCCGCCCGGGCGGGCGCCGATCTCATCAACGACGTCTCGGGGCTGACGTTCGATCCGGCGATGGCGGCGGTGGCGGCCGACAGCGGCCTGCCCCTGGTCATCCAGCATACGCAGGGCACGCCCCTCACCATGCAGAAGGCGCCGCGCTACACCCACCTGCTCCCGGAGATCGCCGCCTTCCTGCGCGCGCAGATCGATCGCGCCGTCCGGGCGGGCGTGCGCGAGGACAGGATCCTCATCGACCCGGGTATCGGTTTCGGCAAGCGCCGCCGGGACAACCTCGCCATCCTGCGTCACCTGCAGGTCCTCGCGTCCCTGGGCCGGCCGATCCTCATCGGCGCTTCGCGCAAATCGTTTCTCCAAGGGCCGTCGGATGATCCGCCGGACCGGAGGCTGGCGTCGAGTCTGGCCGCGGAGGCATTGGCCATCCTGGGCGGCGCTGATATCATCAGGGCGCACGACGTCCGGGAGGCGGCGCGCGTCGCCTCCCTCTGCGACGCCGTCCTGCGGGACCCGGCGCCATGA
- the cdaA gene encoding diadenylate cyclase CdaA, giving the protein MIESFLNQITALNLDWRDLADILIMTILIYQLGLLLKGTRALQTLLGVLLVLLLYSLTAPERFLYMRTIHRVLGHVLFYAPFAIIILFQTTIRRALARLGRTSLLRLGYAEMTDRMLDEIIQAAVTLAARPTGALIVIEREQALPDQIDSGIQLDASISYDLLMNVFTPGSPMHDGAVIIGEGRVKAASCFLPVTTNPQLSHEYGSRHRAAVGLTEEYDSVVIVISEEHGTIRGAVDGGLSGLLDRASLRAFLRTHLGGRDASHPDAGAAATRTHAA; this is encoded by the coding sequence ATGATCGAGTCGTTCCTGAATCAGATCACCGCCTTGAACCTCGACTGGCGGGACCTCGCCGACATCCTGATCATGACCATCCTGATCTACCAGCTCGGCCTCCTGCTGAAGGGGACGCGCGCGCTGCAGACGCTCCTCGGCGTCCTCCTGGTGCTCCTCCTTTACAGCCTGACGGCCCCGGAGCGCTTCCTCTACATGCGCACGATCCACAGGGTGCTGGGGCACGTGCTGTTCTACGCGCCGTTCGCCATCATCATCCTGTTCCAGACGACGATCCGGCGCGCGCTGGCCCGGCTCGGACGGACGTCGCTGTTGAGGCTGGGCTATGCCGAGATGACCGACAGGATGCTGGACGAGATCATTCAGGCGGCGGTCACGCTCGCCGCGCGGCCCACCGGGGCGCTCATCGTCATCGAGAGGGAGCAGGCGCTGCCGGACCAGATCGACTCGGGGATCCAGCTCGACGCGTCGATCTCCTATGACCTCTTGATGAACGTCTTCACCCCCGGATCGCCCATGCACGACGGGGCCGTGATCATCGGCGAGGGGCGCGTCAAGGCCGCCTCGTGCTTCCTCCCCGTGACCACCAATCCGCAGCTGTCGCACGAATACGGATCGCGCCACCGGGCGGCGGTCGGGCTGACCGAGGAGTACGACAGCGTCGTGATCGTGATCTCGGAGGAGCACGGCACGATCCGGGGCGCGGTGGACGGGGGACTCAGCGGCCTCCTCGACCGGGCGTCGCTCCGGGCCTTCCTGCGCACCCACCTGGGCGGCCGCGACGCGTCGCACCCGGACGCCGGGGCCGCCGCCACGCGGACGCACGCCGCCTAG
- a CDS encoding CdaR family protein, translating to MRFNLGRNLYLKGFSLLLAIVCWYVVRSEQDLIRDFAVPLQYVNLPADLDLSGRVVDSVVVRLRAPEPVLRTITEDRLAARIDMANAPLGEQYVTMTPGMIRAPGGAQIDHISPDLIKVSIDRKVRRDVPVVAEFSGTLPSGYEKVRHVVDPPRVSIEGPANEVTKVIRALTGTILLDGETSDYEVAATPIPDAPSWSRVRVVSPRGPVRVRISIARTPGSPPGAAPGAGTPGGVSARPTTPRRFGIGRGGQP from the coding sequence ATGCGCTTCAACCTGGGCCGGAACCTCTACCTCAAGGGCTTCTCGCTGCTCCTGGCGATCGTCTGCTGGTACGTCGTGCGCAGCGAGCAGGATCTGATCAGGGACTTCGCCGTCCCCCTGCAGTACGTGAACCTGCCGGCGGACCTCGACCTGTCGGGGCGGGTGGTGGACTCCGTGGTGGTCCGGCTGCGCGCCCCCGAGCCGGTCCTGCGGACCATCACCGAGGACCGCCTGGCGGCCCGCATCGACATGGCGAACGCCCCCCTCGGCGAGCAGTACGTCACGATGACGCCCGGGATGATCAGGGCGCCGGGAGGGGCGCAGATCGATCACATCAGCCCCGACCTGATCAAGGTGAGCATCGACCGCAAGGTGCGGCGCGACGTTCCGGTCGTGGCCGAGTTCTCCGGGACGCTGCCTTCGGGCTACGAGAAGGTGCGGCACGTCGTCGATCCTCCCCGGGTGTCGATCGAGGGTCCGGCCAACGAGGTGACGAAGGTGATCCGCGCCCTGACGGGAACCATCCTGCTCGACGGGGAGACCTCGGACTACGAGGTGGCGGCGACGCCGATCCCCGATGCCCCGTCCTGGAGCCGGGTGCGCGTCGTCTCCCCCCGGGGGCCGGTGCGCGTCCGCATCAGCATCGCCCGGACTCCCGGGTCGCCCCCCGGAGCCGCCCCGGGGGCAGGGACGCCGGGCGGCGTCAGCGCGCGGCCGACGACGCCGCGGCGCTTCGGCATCGGACGCGGGGGCCAGCCTTGA
- the glmM gene encoding phosphoglucosamine mutase, producing MKRLFGTDGIRGVAGEFPLDDSTVARLGRALAASLPSAAGGPPRIVIGRDTRESGPVIEEALARGIRAGGGRVDLAGVLTTPAVACITRLAGYDAGLVVSASHNPYRDNGIKVFSGTGEKIPDRLEIDIERLVLDGGKAALPERSGPPGEPRSDPPVFRPQDLRDRYLTWLLDAIEPGPSLSGWSIVLDCANGAASDLAPELFRRCGATVTAIHARPDGRNINERCGALHPGDLAAEVRSRKARMGLAFDGDADRLQVVDAGGRVLDGDYVLFLAALDLKASGRLRSGSVVGTVMSNLWLERALESEGVRLLRAPVGDKYVLEEMQRGGHVLGGEQSGHVIFLERATTGDGLLTALLFLDLLRRTGLDLAAWAATIRPCPQILLNVPVRERPPLDAHACIGPAIREEERRMGAGGRVLVRYSGTEPKARIMVEGESLEAVEQAAARLRSVIEKAIGRDS from the coding sequence TTGAAGCGGCTCTTCGGCACCGACGGCATCCGTGGGGTCGCGGGTGAATTCCCGCTCGACGATTCCACGGTCGCGCGCCTCGGGCGCGCGCTCGCCGCGTCCCTGCCGTCTGCCGCGGGCGGGCCGCCGCGGATCGTCATCGGTCGCGACACTCGCGAGTCGGGACCCGTCATCGAGGAGGCGCTGGCGCGCGGCATCCGCGCCGGCGGAGGCCGCGTCGATCTCGCCGGCGTCCTGACCACGCCCGCGGTGGCCTGCATCACGCGCCTGGCGGGCTACGACGCCGGCCTCGTGGTCTCGGCGTCGCACAATCCCTACCGGGACAACGGCATCAAGGTCTTCTCCGGCACCGGAGAGAAGATCCCCGACCGGCTGGAGATCGACATCGAGCGGCTCGTCCTCGACGGCGGCAAGGCGGCGCTCCCGGAGCGGTCCGGCCCGCCCGGGGAGCCGCGGTCCGATCCGCCGGTCTTCCGGCCGCAGGACCTGAGGGACCGCTACCTGACCTGGCTGCTCGATGCCATCGAGCCGGGCCCATCGCTCTCGGGATGGAGCATCGTCCTCGATTGCGCCAATGGCGCCGCGTCCGACCTCGCCCCCGAGCTCTTCCGGCGCTGCGGCGCGACCGTGACCGCCATTCACGCCCGCCCCGACGGCCGCAACATCAACGAACGCTGCGGCGCCCTCCATCCCGGCGACCTGGCCGCCGAGGTGAGAAGCCGGAAGGCCCGTATGGGGCTGGCGTTCGACGGCGATGCCGATCGGCTTCAGGTCGTGGATGCCGGCGGCCGCGTCCTGGACGGCGACTACGTTCTCTTCCTGGCGGCCCTGGACCTGAAGGCGTCCGGGCGGCTTCGCAGCGGGAGCGTCGTCGGAACCGTGATGAGCAATCTCTGGCTCGAGCGGGCGCTCGAGTCGGAAGGGGTCCGGCTGCTGCGCGCCCCGGTGGGGGACAAGTACGTACTCGAGGAGATGCAGCGCGGCGGGCACGTCCTGGGCGGCGAGCAGTCCGGCCACGTCATCTTCCTGGAACGGGCGACGACGGGGGACGGGCTCCTGACCGCCCTCCTCTTCCTCGACCTGCTGAGGCGCACGGGCCTCGACCTGGCGGCCTGGGCCGCGACCATCAGGCCCTGCCCGCAGATCCTGCTGAACGTGCCCGTGCGCGAACGCCCTCCCCTCGATGCCCACGCGTGCATCGGCCCCGCCATTCGCGAGGAGGAGCGCCGCATGGGGGCGGGCGGGCGCGTGCTGGTGCGCTATTCCGGCACCGAGCCGAAGGCCCGCATCATGGTGGAGGGGGAGTCGCTCGAAGCCGTCGAGCAGGCGGCCGCGCGCTTGAGGTCGGTCATCGAGAAGGCGATCGGCCGGGACAGCTGA
- a CDS encoding pyridoxine 5'-phosphate synthase, translating to MEPVRLGVNVDHIATLREARRSREPDPVAAAILAEMAGADQITIHLRGDRRHIQDRDVDLLRRSITTRLNLEAAATPQMVTIASTHKPDTVTLVPERREEITTEGGLDVLLNQNLVRKTAHDLRAAGCEVSVFVDPDYDQIKAIAKLEIGVIEINTAKYSEATKPAQAAAEAEKVAQAARAASKLGLRVLAGHGLNYRNVRPIVRIAEIEELNIGHSIVARAALVGMERAVREMKDRMTR from the coding sequence ATGGAACCGGTGAGACTCGGAGTGAACGTCGACCACATCGCCACCCTGCGCGAGGCGCGCCGCTCGCGCGAGCCGGATCCCGTCGCGGCGGCGATTCTCGCGGAGATGGCCGGGGCCGATCAGATCACCATCCACCTGCGCGGCGACCGGCGGCACATCCAGGACCGGGACGTGGACCTGCTGCGGCGCTCGATCACGACGCGGCTCAACCTCGAGGCCGCGGCCACCCCGCAGATGGTCACCATCGCCTCGACCCACAAGCCGGACACGGTGACGCTGGTCCCGGAGCGCCGGGAGGAGATCACCACGGAAGGCGGGCTGGACGTCCTCCTGAACCAGAACCTGGTCCGCAAGACCGCGCACGACCTGAGGGCGGCGGGGTGCGAGGTGTCGGTCTTCGTCGATCCCGACTACGATCAGATCAAGGCGATCGCCAAGCTGGAGATCGGCGTCATCGAGATCAACACCGCCAAGTACTCGGAGGCGACGAAGCCGGCCCAGGCCGCGGCCGAGGCGGAGAAGGTGGCGCAGGCGGCGCGCGCCGCCTCCAAGCTGGGCCTCCGGGTGCTGGCCGGCCACGGCCTCAACTACCGCAACGTCCGCCCCATCGTCCGGATCGCGGAGATCGAGGAGCTGAACATCGGCCACTCCATCGTGGCGCGCGCCGCCCTGGTGGGGATGGAGCGGGCCGTGCGCGAAATGAAGGATCGGATGACGCGATGA
- a CDS encoding thiamine pyrophosphate-dependent enzyme yields MKRHPAFDPPEYVAFEADPGVMTEYRQTLRRDPRRLRIVNGLGPEALLRLYQGLLRCRLTDITLKRWVRQGVISKAWLGTGEEAVTVGSVHALEKGDVSGPMIRNAGACAEMGMKVAQTLKAYLGTADQITRGRDLHTGDPSLGVIPPASQMGSFVPVFTGIGLAFMQRGEKRVGLTWAGDGATRTGAFHEGMNFAAVLKVPVIFVVQNNQVALGTHVEKHSKGPMEALRPAYGVDGLSCEGNNVLDVYAATRLLAGRCRKGEGPFILNARTFRMGGHATHDEAEGRALFGPEQFRYWGLRDPIGTYEAYLMEDAPALDGRRRRLGAADRREANRRALEEAEAAVIAEVDEAEREALESRASRMPDPQDAVIGVYAGPGAGAAGPAAPRGARGKRATRSAGARRVS; encoded by the coding sequence ATGAAGCGCCACCCGGCCTTCGATCCTCCCGAATACGTCGCCTTCGAGGCCGACCCCGGGGTCATGACCGAGTACCGGCAGACGCTGCGCCGGGACCCGCGACGCCTCCGGATCGTCAACGGTCTCGGTCCTGAGGCCCTCCTCCGGCTGTACCAGGGGCTGCTCCGGTGCCGTCTGACCGACATCACCCTGAAGCGCTGGGTGCGGCAGGGGGTGATCTCGAAGGCCTGGCTCGGCACGGGCGAGGAGGCGGTCACGGTCGGCAGCGTGCACGCGCTCGAGAAGGGGGACGTCTCGGGCCCCATGATCCGGAACGCCGGAGCCTGCGCCGAGATGGGCATGAAGGTGGCGCAGACGCTGAAGGCCTACCTGGGCACCGCCGATCAGATCACCAGGGGCCGCGATCTGCACACCGGCGATCCGTCGCTCGGGGTCATTCCGCCGGCCAGCCAGATGGGGAGCTTCGTGCCGGTCTTCACCGGCATCGGCCTGGCGTTCATGCAGAGGGGCGAGAAACGGGTCGGGCTCACGTGGGCCGGCGACGGCGCCACCCGGACGGGCGCCTTTCACGAGGGGATGAACTTCGCCGCGGTCCTGAAGGTGCCGGTGATCTTCGTGGTGCAGAACAACCAGGTGGCCCTGGGCACCCACGTCGAGAAGCACAGCAAGGGGCCGATGGAGGCGCTCCGACCGGCCTATGGCGTCGACGGACTCTCGTGCGAGGGGAACAACGTCCTGGACGTCTACGCCGCGACCCGGCTCCTGGCCGGGCGCTGCCGCAAGGGGGAGGGGCCGTTCATCCTCAATGCCAGGACCTTCCGCATGGGCGGCCACGCCACGCACGACGAGGCGGAGGGCAGGGCGCTGTTCGGCCCGGAACAATTCCGTTACTGGGGCCTCCGGGACCCCATCGGCACGTACGAGGCCTATCTTATGGAGGACGCCCCTGCCCTGGACGGAAGGCGGCGGCGCCTGGGCGCCGCGGACCGGCGGGAGGCCAACCGGCGCGCCCTGGAAGAGGCCGAGGCCGCCGTCATCGCCGAGGTGGACGAGGCCGAGCGGGAGGCCCTGGAGAGCCGCGCGAGCCGGATGCCCGATCCGCAGGACGCCGTGATCGGGGTCTACGCAGGGCCGGGGGCCGGGGCTGCCGGGCCGGCCGCGCCGCGCGGCGCCCGGGGCAAGCGGGCGACTCGCTCCGCGGGCGCCCGGCGGGTATCATAG
- a CDS encoding dehydrogenase E1 component subunit alpha/beta, which translates to MRTRTAERGQEKREIALQDPKDLGLGREDLIGLYRTMVLSRRIDDKEVQLKRQNRIYFQISGAGHEAVLAAAGHLLRPGQDWLYPYYRDRALCLQIGVTPREMFLQAAGAADDPASGGRQMPSHWGHRRLRIVSQSSPTGTQFLQAVGCAEAERLLDPASDAVVYVSGGDGATSEGEFWESLNAACLRRARVLYLITDNEFAISVPVEAQTAGGSISRLVAAFPGLDVQEVDGCDVLASYAALKRALDVVRARDGGPALVHAHTIRPYSHSLSDDETLYKTDAERAREAERDPIPRFEKFLIAGRVADPGFLAALRDEVDREVDEAAQSALAAARPDPSTVMRHIHSEEIDPASSRFDSPPRLSGEPRTMVDLLNDCLRHEMERDERLVVFGEDVADCTREENLAKVKGKGGVFKVTHNLQRRFGSARVFNAPIAEAGILGRAIGMATRGLKPVIEIQFYDYFWPAMMQVRNELALLRWRSNGAFSCPLVVRVPIGGYLQGGAIYHSQSGASILTAIPGLRVVMPSTALDANGLLRTAIRCDDPVLFLEHKHLYRQIYNKSPYPGPDHSIPFGRATIAREGRDLTVVTYGALVERSLRAARTLAASGVEAEVIDLRSLSPFDWETVAASVGKTGKALVAYEDPISFGYGAEIAALIADRLFEFLDAPVRRVAALDTFVAYEPGLEDRILPQVEDLVRVMKELSAY; encoded by the coding sequence ATGCGCACCAGGACCGCCGAGCGCGGCCAGGAGAAACGGGAGATCGCTCTCCAGGATCCGAAGGACCTCGGGCTCGGGCGCGAGGACCTGATCGGCCTCTACCGCACCATGGTCCTGTCGCGGCGGATCGACGACAAGGAGGTCCAGCTCAAGCGACAGAACCGCATCTACTTCCAGATCAGCGGAGCGGGCCACGAGGCGGTGCTCGCCGCGGCCGGTCATTTATTGAGGCCCGGGCAGGACTGGCTGTACCCCTACTACCGCGACCGCGCCCTCTGTCTTCAGATCGGCGTCACCCCGCGCGAGATGTTCCTCCAGGCCGCCGGAGCGGCCGACGATCCGGCCTCGGGCGGCCGCCAGATGCCGAGCCACTGGGGGCACAGGCGTCTCCGCATCGTGTCCCAGTCGAGCCCGACCGGCACGCAGTTCCTGCAGGCGGTCGGCTGCGCCGAGGCGGAGCGACTGCTCGACCCGGCCTCCGACGCCGTCGTCTACGTCTCCGGCGGCGACGGCGCCACCAGCGAGGGGGAGTTCTGGGAGTCGCTGAACGCGGCCTGCCTGCGCCGGGCCCGGGTGCTCTACCTGATCACCGACAACGAGTTCGCCATCTCGGTGCCGGTCGAGGCCCAGACCGCGGGCGGCAGCATCTCGCGCCTCGTCGCGGCGTTCCCGGGGCTCGACGTCCAGGAGGTGGACGGCTGCGACGTCCTGGCCTCGTACGCGGCCCTGAAGCGGGCCCTCGATGTGGTGCGCGCCCGGGACGGCGGCCCCGCCCTGGTGCACGCGCACACGATCCGCCCCTACTCGCACTCGCTTTCAGATGATGAGACGCTCTACAAGACGGACGCGGAGCGCGCCCGCGAGGCGGAGCGCGATCCGATCCCGCGTTTCGAGAAATTCCTCATCGCCGGCCGCGTCGCCGACCCGGGCTTCCTCGCGGCGCTGCGCGACGAGGTCGACCGCGAGGTGGACGAGGCGGCGCAGTCGGCCCTGGCCGCGGCTCGCCCCGACCCCTCCACGGTCATGCGGCACATTCACTCGGAGGAGATCGACCCGGCCTCCTCCCGTTTCGACTCGCCGCCGCGGCTCTCCGGCGAGCCGCGCACCATGGTCGATCTCCTGAACGACTGCCTGCGGCACGAGATGGAGCGCGACGAGCGCCTCGTCGTGTTCGGCGAGGACGTCGCCGACTGCACGCGGGAGGAGAACCTCGCGAAGGTCAAGGGCAAGGGGGGCGTCTTCAAGGTGACGCACAACCTGCAGCGCCGCTTCGGATCGGCCCGTGTCTTCAACGCTCCGATCGCCGAGGCCGGCATCCTCGGCCGGGCGATCGGCATGGCGACCCGCGGCCTCAAGCCGGTGATCGAGATCCAGTTCTACGACTATTTCTGGCCGGCGATGATGCAGGTGCGCAACGAGCTGGCGCTCCTGCGCTGGCGGTCGAACGGCGCCTTCTCCTGCCCGCTGGTCGTCCGCGTTCCGATCGGTGGGTACCTCCAGGGAGGGGCCATCTACCACAGCCAGTCGGGCGCCTCGATCCTGACCGCCATACCGGGGCTGCGCGTCGTGATGCCGTCGACCGCGCTCGACGCCAACGGCCTCCTGCGCACCGCCATCCGCTGCGACGACCCGGTGCTGTTCCTGGAGCACAAGCACCTGTACCGCCAGATCTACAACAAGAGCCCGTATCCCGGTCCCGACCACTCCATCCCGTTCGGCCGCGCCACCATCGCCCGCGAGGGCCGCGACCTGACGGTCGTCACGTACGGGGCCCTGGTGGAGCGCTCGCTGCGCGCCGCGCGCACCCTGGCCGCCTCGGGTGTCGAGGCGGAGGTGATCGACCTGCGCTCCCTCAGCCCGTTCGACTGGGAAACCGTGGCGGCCTCGGTGGGCAAGACCGGGAAGGCGCTGGTCGCCTACGAGGATCCCATCTCGTTCGGCTACGGGGCCGAGATCGCGGCGCTCATCGCCGATCGCCTGTTCGAGTTCCTGGACGCCCCGGTGCGGCGCGTGGCCGCCCTCGACACGTTCGTGGCGTACGAGCCCGGCCTCGAGGACCGCATCCTGCCCCAGGTCGAGGACCTGGTCCGCGTCATGAAGGAACTGAGCGCGTACTGA